In the genome of Schistocerca piceifrons isolate TAMUIC-IGC-003096 chromosome X, iqSchPice1.1, whole genome shotgun sequence, one region contains:
- the LOC124722741 gene encoding piggyBac transposable element-derived protein 4-like: MPRNRFSWLLGHIHANDNTQQSKKREKGFDKLFKIRPLLDYLSKRYAESYRPTEDLAVDESMSRFKGRPSLKQYMPQKPMKRGYKVWVLANETGYVSKFQLYTVKIGQEVEKCLGARVAKHLNSELAGKHHHKLYFDNYFTSVPLMLDLKQQGIYACGTVRKGRVGFPK, translated from the coding sequence ATGCCTCGGAATAGATTTTCGTGGTTGCTAGGCCATATTCATGCAAATGATAACACCCAGCAatcaaaaaagagagaaaaaggctTCGATAAATTGTTCAAGATACGCCCACTATTGGACTATCTTAGCAAGAGGTACGCAGAAAGTTATAGGCCAACAGAAGACCTTGCTGTGGACGAATCAATGAGTCGTTTCAAAGGTAGACCCAGCCTCAAGCAGTATATGCCACAAAAACCCATGAAACGTGGGTACAAAGTTTGGGTACTGGCAAATGAAACTGGTTACGTTTCAAAATTTCAGCTTTATACTGTGAAAATTGGTCAGGAGGTAGAAAAGTGTCTAGGTGCCAGAGTTGCAAAACACCTTAATTCAGAATTAGCAGGAAAGCATCATCACAAGCTGTACTTTGATAATTATTTTACTTCTGTACCCCTGATGCTCGATCTAAAGCAACAAGGAATATATGCCTGTGGGACAGTGAGGAAAGGCAGAGTTGGGTTCCCAAAATGA
- the LOC124722742 gene encoding uncharacterized protein LOC124722742, translating to MAAIGQVTISKDKGTRRLKLTGSNKMNGKCPAEMKVTVHEGGTYQVHFVSTHIGHKQDLTHLSQKDRETIATDIAMGLPYDKVLDNVRTSLQDSDLQRIRLTTKQDLYNIAASYNISKSVRHKNDAISVEAWVKEMNESENPSVLFYKPQDSTSEHRELRSEDFVLVIMNRAQREMLSKYGEDCICIDGTHGLNGYDFEMTTLLVLDDLRQAFPCAFLISNRKDTDVLSIFLQYVKSQVGPICPNVFMSDLAESHSIAWNRTMGAPKMIHYCTWHVDRAWKTNVKRKISDLDKRNEVYWLIKSVSMLRNVSMFQESLQKALQKLSGDPDTSEFASYFKTHYEGNVECWAYCHRMYAGLNTNMHVESMHRTLKEIHGNARQVKRLDKGISTLMSLVTAKMFDWLIANVKGKVTSKV from the coding sequence ATGGCTGCCATCGGTCAGGTAACTATCTCCAAAGATAAAGGCACAAGACGTCTTAAATTGACAGGCagcaacaaaatgaatggaaagtgcCCTGCAGAGATGAAAGTAACTGTACACGAAGGTGGAACATACCAAGTACATTTTGTGTCTACCCACATTGGTCACAAACAAGATTTAACGCACCTGAGTCAAAAAGACCGGGAAACCATAGCAACAGATATTGCAATGGGACTTCCGTATGACAAAGTTCTAGATAACGTACGGACAAGTTTGCAGGATTCGGACTTGCAGAGAATCCGTCTGACTACCAAGCAAGACTTATATAACATTGCAGCAAGCTATAACATCTCCAAGTCGGTCAGACATAAAAATGATGCAATCAGTGTCGAAGCTTGggtaaaagaaatgaacgaaagtgaGAATCCGTCTGTGTTATTCTATAAACCACAAGACTCGACTAGTGAACATCGAGAACTGAGGAGTGAGGATTTTGTATTAGTGATAATGAACAGAGCACAACGCGAAATGTTATCAAAATATGGAGAAGACTGTATCTGTATTGATGGAACCCATGGGCTTAACGGGTATGATTTCGAAATGACCACTCTCTTAGTACTGGATGATCTCAGGCAAGCATTCCCATGTGCATTTCTAATTTCGAACAGGAAGGACACCGATGTTTTAAGTATATTTTTGCAGTACGTAAAATCACAGGTTGGACCAATTTGCCCCAATGTATTCATGTCTGATTTGGCAGAGTCACACAGTATTGCATGGAACAGGACAATGGGTGCTCCTAAGATGATACACTATTGTACCTGGCATGTGGACAGAGCATGGAAAACTAATGTCAAGCGGAAAATTTCAGATCTGGATAAAAGAAATGAGGTGTattggctcattaaatcagtgtcAATGCTGAGAAATGTAAGTATGTTTCAGGAATCACTGCAAAAAGCACTGCAGAAGCTCAGTGGTGACCCTGACACATCAGAATTTGCTTCATACTTCAAGACACACTATGAGGGAAATGTGGAGTGTTGGGCCTACTGTCACAGAATGTATGCCGGTCTCAATACCAACATGCATGTGGAGAGTATGCATAGGACGTTAAAGGAAATACATGGTAATGCAAGACAGGTAAAACGACTGGACAAAGGCATATCTACACTAATGTCCCTAGTTACAGCCAAGATGTTTGACTGGCTTATAGCaaatgtaaaagggaaggttacaaGCAAAGTTTAA